A single genomic interval of Streptomyces graminofaciens harbors:
- a CDS encoding alpha-L-arabinofuranosidase C-terminal domain-containing protein, with translation MSRTRTRARWRIGLTATALLLASSALPAGPANADDVTDYAIKVSPKAKGAKIDDTMYGVFFEDINRAADGGLYAELVQNRSFEYSTADNRTYTPLTSWAVDGTAQVVNDDGRLNARNRNYLSLGAGSAVTNAGYNTGVRVEKGKTYDFSVWARAESRTTLTVTLKDAGGTLAEARKVAVKGGWAKYKARFTATRTSSNGRLAVASSGAAALDEVSLFPRDTYKGHKNGLRKDLAQKIAALKPGFVRFPGGCLVNTGSMQDYSESSNWERKRSFQWKDTVGPVEQRATNANFWGYNQSYGLGYYEYFQFSEDIGAMPLPVVPALVTGCGQDKATDDDALLKRHIQDTLDLIEFANGPVTSKWGKVRAKMGHPKSFHLTTLEVGNEENLPNEFFARFQQFRTAIAAKYPKIKVISNSGPDDAGSTFDTAWKLNRDAKVDMVDEHYYNSPQWFLQNNDRYDSYDRNGPKVFLGEYASWGNAFKNALAEAAFMTGLERNADVVKLASYAPLLANEDYVQWSPDMIWFNNHASWGSANYAMQKLFMTNVGDRVVPSTATGTPSLTGPISGAVGLSTWATTAAYDDVKVTAEDGTTLFSDDFSGDASQWKHTGGGSWSVQDGQYVQTDVAAENTMVSAGDPAWHDYTLKAKATKKSGKEGFLIAFGVKDTGNYYWWNLGGWNNTTSAVEQAVDGGKSTLISKAGTIETGRTYDVEVKVEGRQVTLLLDGKEWGSFTDDKPAEPFRQVVTKDAKTGDLIVKVVNAQSVAARTAIDLGGAKVRSKARVTTLAAEPNAVNTETATPVAPVKSTFSGVAKKFSYTFPANSVTFLRIKKK, from the coding sequence ATGTCACGCACCCGCACCCGAGCGCGCTGGAGAATCGGTCTCACCGCCACCGCCCTCCTGCTGGCCTCCAGCGCCCTTCCGGCCGGTCCCGCGAACGCCGACGACGTCACCGACTACGCGATCAAGGTGAGCCCGAAGGCCAAGGGCGCCAAGATCGACGACACGATGTACGGCGTCTTCTTCGAGGACATCAACCGCGCGGCGGACGGCGGCCTCTACGCCGAACTCGTCCAGAATCGCTCCTTCGAATACAGCACCGCCGACAACCGCACCTACACCCCGCTCACCTCCTGGGCCGTCGACGGCACCGCGCAGGTCGTGAACGACGACGGCCGCCTCAACGCCCGCAACCGCAACTACCTCTCCCTGGGCGCCGGTTCGGCCGTGACGAACGCCGGATACAACACCGGCGTCCGCGTCGAGAAGGGCAAGACGTACGACTTCTCGGTGTGGGCGCGCGCCGAGAGCCGCACCACCCTGACCGTCACCCTGAAGGACGCCGGCGGCACGCTCGCCGAGGCCCGGAAGGTGGCCGTCAAGGGCGGCTGGGCCAAGTACAAGGCCCGGTTCACCGCGACCCGCACCAGCAGCAACGGCCGTCTCGCCGTCGCGTCCTCCGGCGCCGCCGCCCTGGACGAGGTGTCCCTCTTCCCGCGCGACACCTACAAGGGCCACAAGAACGGTCTGCGCAAGGACCTCGCCCAGAAGATCGCGGCCCTGAAGCCGGGCTTCGTCCGCTTCCCCGGCGGCTGCCTGGTCAACACCGGCTCCATGCAGGACTACAGCGAGTCCTCGAACTGGGAGCGCAAGCGCTCCTTCCAGTGGAAGGACACCGTCGGCCCGGTCGAGCAGCGCGCCACCAACGCCAACTTCTGGGGCTACAACCAGTCCTACGGCCTCGGCTACTACGAGTACTTCCAGTTCTCCGAGGACATCGGCGCGATGCCGCTGCCCGTGGTGCCCGCCCTGGTCACCGGATGCGGCCAGGACAAGGCCACCGACGACGACGCCCTCCTCAAGCGCCACATCCAGGACACGCTCGACCTCATCGAGTTCGCCAACGGGCCCGTGACCAGCAAGTGGGGCAAGGTCCGCGCGAAGATGGGCCACCCGAAGTCGTTCCACCTCACCACCCTCGAGGTCGGCAACGAGGAGAACCTGCCGAACGAGTTCTTCGCCCGCTTCCAGCAGTTCCGGACGGCCATCGCGGCGAAGTACCCGAAGATCAAGGTGATCTCGAACTCCGGCCCCGACGACGCGGGCAGCACCTTCGACACCGCGTGGAAGCTGAACCGCGACGCGAAGGTCGACATGGTCGACGAGCACTACTACAACAGCCCCCAGTGGTTCCTCCAGAACAACGACCGCTACGACTCGTACGACAGGAACGGCCCGAAGGTCTTCCTCGGTGAGTACGCCTCCTGGGGCAACGCCTTCAAGAACGCCCTCGCCGAGGCCGCGTTCATGACGGGCCTGGAGCGCAACGCCGACGTCGTGAAACTCGCCTCCTACGCACCGCTCCTCGCCAACGAGGACTATGTGCAGTGGAGCCCCGACATGATCTGGTTCAACAACCACGCGTCCTGGGGCTCGGCCAACTACGCGATGCAGAAGCTCTTCATGACCAACGTCGGCGACCGCGTCGTACCCTCGACGGCCACCGGCACGCCGTCGCTCACCGGCCCGATCTCGGGCGCCGTCGGCCTCTCCACCTGGGCCACGACCGCCGCGTACGACGATGTGAAGGTCACCGCCGAGGACGGCACGACGCTGTTCAGCGACGACTTCAGCGGTGACGCCTCGCAGTGGAAGCACACCGGCGGCGGCAGCTGGTCCGTACAGGACGGGCAGTACGTGCAGACCGACGTGGCCGCCGAGAACACCATGGTCTCGGCCGGCGACCCCGCCTGGCACGACTACACCCTGAAGGCCAAGGCCACCAAGAAGTCCGGCAAGGAGGGCTTCCTGATCGCCTTCGGCGTCAAGGACACCGGCAACTACTACTGGTGGAACCTCGGCGGCTGGAACAACACCACCAGCGCGGTCGAGCAGGCCGTGGACGGCGGCAAGTCGACGCTGATCTCCAAGGCCGGGACCATCGAGACGGGCCGTACGTACGACGTCGAGGTCAAGGTCGAGGGCCGCCAGGTGACCCTCCTCCTCGACGGCAAGGAGTGGGGCAGCTTCACCGACGACAAGCCGGCCGAGCCGTTCCGCCAGGTGGTGACCAAGGACGCCAAGACCGGTGACCTGATCGTCAAGGTCGTCAACGCCCAGTCCGTGGCCGCCCGCACGGCCATCGACCTCGGCGGCGCCAAGGTCCGCTCGAAGGCCCGCGTGACCACGCTCGCCGCCGAGCCGAACGCGGTGAACACGGAGACGGCCACGCCGGTCGCGCCCGTGAAGTCGACGTTCAGCGGGGTGGCGAAGAAGTTCAGCTACACCTTCCCGGCGAACTCGGTGACGTTCCTGAGGATCAAGAAGAAGTGA
- a CDS encoding DUF6745 domain-containing protein, whose amino-acid sequence MTAPRAGADPLDLARELSAEWLGHGLAARPADRPRAEAAVTELYRLIGEPAPEFVWVPSPTAALSLVRDDPPTFPPLRLRDGSLPHDPHAWPVSARLATLAENLRDRLSERIGHRVATGSWQGPTTRTAEELLAAGMPVHAVTDAVVHYALRTTLHGCVRAPMRAELMPVTGGVDGTTWYGQHDAYWVARYDVQARLGLVTYPGRDSDRLGLFAELARSTGWWWPGQGRCVMAERPVEIHTEPLPNGLYGERRLHREEGPAVRFADDTQVHVLHGTHVPTWVVTAPTVERIHAERNVEVRRSAIERIGWGAYIEQARLRLVGTAADPGNPGSELHLYDVPRELWGRPARLLLAVNGSMEPDGTHRRYGLSVPAHFDDPVAAAGWTYGLSGEQYGRLVRRT is encoded by the coding sequence GTGACCGCTCCCCGTGCGGGAGCCGACCCCCTCGACCTGGCGCGCGAGCTGAGCGCCGAATGGCTCGGACACGGACTGGCCGCACGACCGGCCGACCGTCCCCGGGCCGAAGCAGCCGTCACCGAGCTGTATCGCCTGATCGGTGAACCCGCCCCGGAGTTCGTGTGGGTGCCGTCGCCGACGGCGGCTCTGTCGCTCGTGCGGGACGATCCACCCACCTTCCCGCCCCTGCGGTTGAGGGACGGCTCACTGCCCCACGATCCGCACGCATGGCCGGTGTCCGCCCGCCTCGCCACCCTGGCCGAGAACCTGCGGGACCGGTTGAGCGAGCGGATCGGCCACCGCGTGGCCACCGGCTCATGGCAGGGGCCGACCACCCGGACCGCCGAGGAACTCCTCGCCGCGGGCATGCCTGTGCACGCCGTCACCGACGCCGTGGTCCACTACGCGCTCCGCACGACCCTGCACGGCTGTGTACGGGCCCCGATGCGCGCCGAGCTGATGCCGGTGACCGGCGGCGTGGACGGCACGACCTGGTACGGCCAGCACGACGCGTACTGGGTCGCCCGCTACGACGTCCAGGCACGCCTGGGCCTGGTCACCTACCCCGGCCGGGACAGCGACCGGCTCGGCCTGTTCGCGGAACTCGCCCGCTCCACCGGCTGGTGGTGGCCGGGGCAGGGCCGGTGCGTCATGGCCGAGCGCCCGGTGGAGATCCACACCGAGCCCCTGCCGAACGGCCTGTACGGCGAACGCCGCCTCCACCGTGAGGAGGGTCCCGCCGTACGGTTCGCCGACGACACCCAGGTCCATGTCCTGCACGGCACCCATGTCCCGACCTGGGTGGTCACGGCTCCGACCGTCGAACGCATCCACGCCGAGCGCAATGTCGAGGTACGGCGCAGCGCCATCGAGCGCATCGGCTGGGGCGCGTACATCGAACAGGCCCGGCTCCGCCTCGTCGGCACGGCGGCAGACCCCGGCAACCCCGGCTCCGAACTCCACCTCTACGACGTGCCCCGCGAGCTGTGGGGCCGCCCCGCCCGACTCCTCCTCGCCGTCAACGGCTCCATGGAACCGGACGGCACCCACCGCCGCTACGGCCTGAGCGTGCCCGCCCACTTCGACGACCCGGTGGCGGCGGCCGGCTGGACGTACGGCCTGTCGGGAGAGCAGTACGGGCGGTTGGTCCGCCGTACGTGA
- a CDS encoding LysR substrate-binding domain-containing protein: MTGSETSPSFRLAYVPGVTPTKWVRIWNERLPDIPLTLAQVPADEAFALLRGGDADAGFVRLPVDGGDLSAIPLYAETTVVVVPKDHVVAAVDEVTTEDLADEIVLHPLDDTLGWEQPPGQPAFERPATTADAIELVAAGIGLLVVPQSLARLHHRKDLTYRTVTDAPESRVALSWPEDRTTDMVEDFIGIVRGRTVNSSRGRTQPATQKQQEQQRQEQQKQRKQKQQPKAKPQRGTTAGGTRRGGKGTKPRRRS, translated from the coding sequence GTGACTGGCTCGGAGACTTCCCCCTCGTTCCGGCTCGCCTACGTCCCCGGAGTGACGCCCACCAAGTGGGTGCGGATCTGGAACGAGCGGCTGCCCGACATCCCCCTGACCTTGGCACAGGTACCCGCCGACGAGGCGTTCGCCCTGCTGCGGGGCGGCGACGCCGACGCCGGTTTCGTACGGCTGCCGGTCGACGGCGGCGACCTCAGCGCGATCCCCCTCTACGCCGAGACCACCGTGGTCGTGGTCCCGAAGGACCATGTCGTGGCGGCCGTCGACGAGGTGACCACCGAGGATCTGGCCGACGAGATCGTGCTGCACCCCCTGGACGACACCCTCGGCTGGGAGCAGCCGCCCGGGCAGCCCGCGTTCGAGCGCCCCGCCACCACGGCCGACGCGATCGAGCTGGTGGCGGCCGGTATCGGTCTCCTCGTCGTGCCCCAGTCGCTCGCCCGGCTCCACCACCGCAAGGACCTCACCTACCGCACGGTCACGGACGCCCCCGAGTCCCGCGTCGCCCTGTCGTGGCCGGAGGACAGGACCACCGACATGGTCGAGGACTTCATCGGGATCGTGCGCGGCCGGACGGTCAACAGTTCGCGGGGACGGACCCAGCCGGCCACCCAGAAGCAACAGGAACAGCAGCGACAGGAACAGCAGAAGCAGCGGAAACAGAAGCAGCAGCCGAAGGCCAAACCGCAGCGCGGCACCACCGCGGGCGGCACCCGGCGCGGCGGCAAGGGCACAAAGCCCCGCCGCCGCTCCTAG
- a CDS encoding DUF5997 family protein, producing the protein MTSHQTAQTMKPATAAKKLGVYLEATPADFREGVVSRAELNALQTEPPAWLEELRRNGPHPRPVVAAKLGVSIAGLARGGVTEALTTEQIESLKNDNPDWLQRERATQAEVRKEAARIKKRNAEREAQDS; encoded by the coding sequence ATGACGTCGCACCAGACCGCCCAGACCATGAAGCCCGCCACCGCGGCGAAGAAACTGGGTGTGTACCTCGAGGCCACCCCCGCCGATTTCAGGGAGGGCGTCGTCTCGCGCGCCGAGCTGAACGCGCTGCAGACCGAGCCGCCCGCGTGGCTGGAGGAGCTGCGCCGCAACGGCCCGCACCCGCGTCCGGTGGTCGCGGCGAAGCTGGGCGTCTCCATCGCGGGGCTCGCCCGCGGCGGGGTCACCGAGGCGCTCACCACCGAGCAGATCGAATCGCTGAAGAACGACAACCCCGACTGGCTCCAGCGCGAGCGCGCCACCCAGGCCGAGGTCCGCAAGGAAGCGGCCCGCATCAAGAAGCGCAACGCGGAGCGGGAGGCCCAGGACTCCTGA
- a CDS encoding GNAT family N-acetyltransferase: MEIRSTTDEDLDVFVDTVHAAFGRFPETPIEGGGLWWSALETDRCLLALAADGRPVGTTAAHSFELTLPGETVVPASGVTAVGVLPSHRRQGVLSAMMRHQLAELRARGEFLSVLLASEAPIYGRFGYGPATYTAQLTVPRHKAALAVPRARGVADAPATGSDNGSVEVLRRAECAEILEEVYDRYRRAQPGALSRPHRWWALRAGQPPISPAPRYVAVHRDADGVPDGYASYSIGEPNTLTVDETIATDDAVFTALARFVLGHDLVSQVVFKHVPPEHPLRWQLADFRAGEVSGDTDWLWVRLLDVPRALTARGWFMDGELVLDVEDPFLGEHGRYLLTVRDGKADCVPTDREPDLSLDVSDLGSVYLGGTAPSTLVRAGHIRAHRPGAATLADALFRAERSPHCLHWF; the protein is encoded by the coding sequence ATGGAGATTCGTTCCACAACCGATGAGGACCTTGACGTCTTCGTCGACACGGTCCATGCCGCGTTCGGGCGCTTCCCGGAAACCCCGATCGAGGGCGGTGGGCTCTGGTGGTCGGCGCTCGAAACGGACCGCTGCCTGCTCGCCCTGGCGGCGGACGGGCGGCCCGTCGGGACCACCGCCGCGCATTCCTTCGAGCTCACCCTGCCCGGTGAGACCGTCGTCCCGGCCTCCGGGGTGACCGCCGTCGGCGTCCTGCCCTCGCACCGGCGCCAGGGCGTGCTCAGCGCGATGATGCGGCATCAGCTCGCCGAGCTGCGGGCCCGCGGGGAATTCCTCTCCGTGCTGCTGGCCTCCGAGGCCCCGATCTACGGCAGGTTCGGCTACGGACCGGCGACCTACACGGCGCAGCTGACGGTGCCGCGCCACAAGGCCGCCCTCGCCGTTCCCCGGGCGCGCGGAGTGGCCGACGCGCCGGCGACCGGCTCGGACAACGGCTCGGTCGAGGTGCTGCGTCGTGCCGAGTGCGCAGAGATCCTGGAAGAGGTCTACGACCGGTACCGCCGCGCCCAGCCCGGCGCGCTGTCCCGGCCGCACCGCTGGTGGGCCTTGCGCGCGGGGCAGCCCCCGATCTCGCCGGCGCCGCGCTACGTGGCCGTTCACCGTGACGCCGACGGCGTCCCGGACGGGTACGCCAGCTACTCGATCGGCGAGCCCAACACCTTGACGGTCGACGAGACCATCGCCACCGACGACGCCGTCTTCACGGCCCTGGCCCGGTTCGTACTCGGACACGACCTGGTCTCTCAGGTCGTGTTCAAGCACGTCCCGCCCGAGCACCCGCTGCGCTGGCAGCTTGCGGACTTCCGCGCCGGCGAGGTGAGCGGCGACACGGACTGGCTCTGGGTGCGGCTGCTGGACGTCCCGCGTGCGCTGACCGCGCGCGGCTGGTTCATGGACGGCGAGCTCGTCCTCGACGTCGAGGACCCGTTCCTCGGCGAGCACGGCCGCTACCTGCTGACCGTCCGGGACGGCAAGGCCGACTGCGTCCCGACAGACCGGGAGCCCGACCTGTCCCTCGACGTGAGCGACCTGGGCTCGGTCTACCTCGGCGGCACGGCCCCGAGCACGCTCGTGCGTGCCGGACACATCCGGGCCCACCGCCCGGGCGCGGCCACCCTCGCTGACGCCCTCTTCCGCGCCGAGCGCTCCCCGCACTGCCTGCACTGGTTCTGA